TTTAACCGCGTGGTGGTCTTTCGTAAACCATTTTAATGGTAAATCATGTTTCTTATATTCATCGTGGACACCGTCTGACGCTATTCGTTTGTATAGTGATGCTGCGGGATCGAAAGGTTTTGCAGCTGTTTTCGGTTCTCGTTGGTTCTCGGGTGGCTGGCAACATGATATGCTTGACCACCACATCACGATAAAAGAGTTCTTTCCCATAGTATTAGCGTTAGAAATATGGGGCGGTAACCTAAGAAACcataaaatactttttatgacCGACAACGCAGCTGTCGCACATATCATTAACAAAATGACCTCTACTGATAAGGTCATTATGCGTCTGGTCAGACGTTTGGTGCTGGCAgcaatgaaatataatgtatttatTCGGAGCGAGCATATTGCAGGGTACACTAATGTGATCAGTGACAAGTTGTCCCGTTTCTGTTTTCAGGAGGCCAGGCAGTATGCACCGTGGCTGAACAGACTGCCAACTCCTATACCACCGGCCAGCTACAGAATATAGTGCAATTTCTTTTCACCAGGTCCGTCGCTCCTTCCACCAGGGCTGCATATCGTCGCGCGGTTGagcattttcagaaatttttgGTGAACGTCGGCCACCAGGAGCCCTTCTTTCCCTCTTCTGAAGATACTATATCGAAATATATAGCGCATCGGTTTCTGTCAGGTTAGAGCAGTCCCTCtattttttcatacatttcagcAATTAGCTTTTACCATAAATCAGCTCGCCTACCTGACCCCACTGCATCTTTCTTTATAAGAAAAATCCTAAAAGGCGTCGCAAATTCCATCCCGAGCAGCCCTGACGCCCGTTTACCCATTACAATAGATATTTTGACTCGGTTGGTTGCCGCGATACCCGTCGTAATGGGCGAGGGCTTCGACGGTATTTTGCTCAAGTCTATGTTCGTCTTGTGTTTTCATGCATTTTTGCGGGTCGGCGAGATATCGGTTAAGTCTAGTGGCCATGCGACTAAGGTATTACAAAAACATCAGGTCACCTTGTTCCATGGTCCTAATTTAACGCCGATGTTACGCGTCTGTATCACGGACTACAAGCATAGTGATTTGATACCAAAACCATTGCTGTTGCCAAAGCATTCAAACCCATCCGTTTGTCCGGTCACAATTATATCTCATTACCTCCATGTGAGCAAGCATACGTCCGgtccattttttcaatttcgagaTGGTGCAGCTGTATCGTatgttttttttgcaaaatcgCTAATAAAGTTGATATCATTTCTCGGCCTGCCAGTGGCCAGCTATACATCGCATAGCTTTCGGATTGGCGCCGCAACCAATGCCGCAACGAACGGGGTCCCCGAGCCAGTCATTCGAGAGTTAGGACGATGGAAGTCAGACGCTTTCAAACGATACATTAGAATCAATCCGGCCGGGACGGGACGACACTAATGACGCATTGACGCAATTTTAGATGCTaaaactttaattttgagGGCCAGATTTTGTCTGCCTCACGTCGTTACCTTGTTTTTgtattaaataatgattttccaAAGTAATTTGATAGCTTTGAGGAGGCCCAGACGTTAGTCTGCCTCCCTGTGCACGTATGTACTTAACTACGTATGTACACTTATATGTACATAACCCTTGTATATGTTAGTTTATATCTTATATATGACATCTTGTGCTTTAAATTTTAACGAATGATATtagtttcaatttgaattcataCGTTTTTTGGAGAGCCAGAATATTTCCCTGCCTACACGGGTTATTCAAAATCGTATCGTAACGTCTTACTCAAATACGGTTCATAATATTTGCTTGATCATAATGTTTGGTTGAGGGCCAGATGTTGTCTGCTTCACCATCCAATACTAAAACTCAATTACACACGTATCATTCGTAAGAGGGCCAGATGTTGTCTGCCTCGTATGTCTATGTTACAGACTCACCCCTCTCTTGATATATGGAAACGACCTCGGTTTGGCCTGGATGTTTGTTTCAAACATCTTGTGGCGATTTTTTGGCCAAACTTTtcgcaaaatatatacatgtatgtttcaATTTGcaacaattttgtaataaacTTAGTTTCACCAGTCATTTATACTAATAAATGACCTTTATCAATCAACTACAtgtcttgtttattttgcttCAAACAAAGCTCGTTGTTTTCCATTTCTCACGGAGCGTGGATATCATAAatgagttttatttttgtagagaataaaatgttttgtgaGATCACGCGGAGTCACGTGTTACTTATCAGTTGTTAGTTACTCCTTGCCTCCGCCCCTCCTGACATCGTGGCTAAGCATTTCTTCGGAGAAACACGAGTAGGATActtcgttattttcactgaCTTCAATTCAATATCCCACCCTTAATTCCCTCCCCTTTTCTTATGTGAAAATTTGTATACATTCGTATTGGGTGTATTTATTGTTGAATGTTGTCACATCATATGATTAATTATTTGGCGATTTTTTGGCCAAACTTTtcgcaaaatatatacatgtatgtttcaATTTGcaacaattttgtaataaacTTAGTTTCACCAGTCATTTATACTAATAAATGACCTTTATCAATCAACTACAtgtcttgtttattttgcttCAAACAAAGCTCGTTGTTTTCCATTTCTCACGGAGCGTGGATATCATAAATGATATCCAGGGAGAAACACACTAGCTAATAGGATGTTATGGTTAGCGGTATAAGTCCCCTCGGTAAAAATCGCCATTTCTTCAAAGTAGGTGAAAATCCCCCTCCTGAATGTAGTGTaagtagatacaatcttaaggtcaattaattcGTATAATTGATACATATAATAAATCCTCTCTGTCGCGTCTTTCCGTAATGGCACCTGCTAAAATCCAGACCTCATGTCAAGCTTCGAGAAAACCTGGGCACCGTGTAAACGCGAAAGAATATCATCGAGCTTTTTCATCGGATACGCATCCGATTTAGTTTTGACATTCAACTTTCGATAATCCACGCACATACGGAAGTTTCCGTTCGGTTTCGGCACCCATGGCGATTTCGACTCTTCTATCACGCCGTTGCGCAACATTTCCGGAATTTGTTCCTCAGCGGCCTGACGTTTCGCAGGAGACAGATTGTACGGTTTCTGTCTAACTGGGGTGGTGTCATCTAAAACAATCTCGTGTTGTAAAACGCTCGTTCTACCCGGAGTATCACTTATAACGTCCGAAAATTCGCTCAAAATCGCTTCAACGGCCTCGCGGCGTTGAGCACTGCTGAACGGTTCAGCAACGCGCGAATCGACGACAGGTGGTTTATCGAACTCGACTTGTTGAGGACGACGGATCTCGGTGCCCAACAACGGCCATTTAACCACAGGATGTGATGTTGAGATCCAGTAATCTCCCGCAGcgaaatacacaatatacggcTCTGTAGATGAAGTCTCGACCAATCAAAACCGGAGTCGACATCGACTCCACGACGACACATTCCACACTCAGCGACAAGCCACAGCAGCCAATGTCTAGCATGACGATACCCGATGGCGAGAAGGTGGAACCTTCAAACCATTGCAGAATGGTCTCATTACGTTTTACTGGCTGGACGCCACACAATTCGTCGGTTACTAACGTTACCGAAGCGACCGAATCGACCGATTAACGGCCGTGGATCGGAAAACGACCTGTCTGGAACAAACTCAGGTGCGTTCGCCCTTAACGACGACGGGCGATACCCCTGACGGTTACGAATTTCACCTCCTTACGACGTTTGTGCCCTAATTCACCGCAATGGTAGCATATTCCCTATCACTTAACGAAaagtaatgaaattgaaagagACTTTGTGAACcgaaaaagttttcattcGATAAATGCGCAGGGTGTGTGTAATGCCGATGGTAAGTTCAAGGCCGGAAATTAACACGATACTGTCCGATTTGGCAATGTTCTGCGCGTATAGtgcctttttttcttttcaatgcGGTGTACCATCCAAGTAATTTGTCAGAAACAAATGCAAACCCCTCTCTTATAGAGATTCTCACTGGTgagaataaaaaaatttaacttgCCAGTACGGTGCCGGCCCTTGATCCTTGTTTGTGATGTATCATTATTCccataaaaacataaaaagttCCCTGCCTCTATCCATCATTGCACGCAGGACCGTTTACAGAGTCGAAATGAAGCAATCTAGCGTAGGTCCTGGGCCAAATGCTCAtggatatatatatcaatattttgattatcagagggagggagggagggagggagagagggagggagagaggaggagagggagggagggagggagggagggagggagggagggagcaCGGATCGTTGTACGCACCGTTTCTCCCAGCTACCCTCGACGATCTCAATCTTTTGACTGTCTTTGCTCGAACTTCGTCTCGAACTTTTTCCCGTCGACCTCTTTCTCTTCGCGATGTAATTTCTTTTGAGTCGCGTAATCATCAGCGAACATAGCGAGTTCCAGCGCACTCAGTTCATCTGTGAAAGTTTCATCCGAAAAGTGTCGCCTCGAAGATTGGACAAAAACTGGTCGGAAACGAGTCTATCCAGAATTCTAACATATTCCGAATTTCCCAGTAGCGAATCCGACGGCTTCAAACAGTATCTGGCATATTCTTCCAGTCGCGCGACGAAATCCACGAACGTTTCGGTGTGATTTTTCGTTTCCCTACGGAACTTCAGACGATACGCGGATGGTGTCAATCTGTATCTGACAAATATCGCATCTTTTACCGTTTTGCACACCTTTGTATCGCCATCACTTAACGAAAAGTACGCCTGCTGCACCGGACCGGTCAGATACGGTTCTAACACACTCGTTAAATCGCTGGATGGAATTCCGTACCTATTcgctaaattttcaaaaacacgGAACCAGTGATGTATGTCATCATTCTCGGACAGTTTAgtcatttcattaattttagcAGGAGAATCTCGAGGTCGGCTCCGACTATCCGAAATCAGTTTCTGTACAGTGTCCAAAAAGCTTCGTTATCCTCGCGACGAGTAACGGAAAAATGTTCCAGCAATCCTTTAAAACTCTTTTCAGTGTCGAGAAGAGGTGATGACGGTGTAACTGGAGGGGTGTATGGAGAAACGGGTGATTTTTACCACGACAAATTGACAATCAGTGGCGAAAAAAGctaatttttggaaaaagtaAACGATTTTTTAAAAGCTACccatatttattttatatcatcgcttcgcaaatttttcaaataaaatgatgGTAACGacaaaattctgattttactTATGATATTTTAATGATAACCGTTAGAAGATGTTAGGCttcaggacccggttccacagttgttgattaacttttaactcagagttaaattcCCTAACTCAGAGGTAAAAG
This genomic interval from Tubulanus polymorphus chromosome 8, tnTubPoly1.2, whole genome shotgun sequence contains the following:
- the LOC141910317 gene encoding uncharacterized protein LOC141910317; protein product: MEARLPLDKVEKIRAQLLDNKCKKSVTLKELQSLLGLLNFACSVIIPGGQASSPSIFSYISAISFYHKSARLPDPTASFFIRKILKGVANSIPSSPDARLPITIDILTRLVAAIPVVMGEGFDVASYTSHSFRIGAATNAATNGVPEPVIRELGRWKSDAFKRYIRINPAGTGRH